A window of Argopecten irradians isolate NY chromosome 1, Ai_NY, whole genome shotgun sequence contains these coding sequences:
- the LOC138317488 gene encoding uncharacterized protein translates to MDDQLKADELSITVQELKEYRISFKYCDVEGKGHISFKELKTTMQLHGAMPSDEEMKTIIAEFDNNGNGMLEFEEFVRLMESRKKTTNDLDDLAHAFKLFDMDGNGVLDSAELRVALTGMGEVMTEEEVDELIKSADTNGDGLIDYKEFFTMITGNPPPEESGQQKVSTQQKQPSDANLTV, encoded by the exons ATG GATGATCAACTGAAAGCGGATGAACTTTCAATAACTGTACAAGAGCTAAAAG AGTACCGCATATCTTTCAAATACTGCGACGTTGAAGGCAAAGGCCACATATCATTTAAAGAGTTGAAGACGACCATGCAATTACACGGCGCAATGCCGTCGGACGAAGAAATGAAAACTATAATTGCAGAGTTTGACAACaatg GGAATGGGATGCTGGAGTTTGAAGAATTTGTCAGGCTGATGGAAAGTAGAAAGAAAACCACAAACGACCTAGATGATCTGGCACACGCAttcaaattatttgatatgGATGGTAACGGTGTACTGGATTCAGCCGAACTTAGGGTAGCTCTAACCGGCATGGGAGAAGTCATGACGGAAGAGGAAGTAGATGAATTAATCAAATCAGCGGATACAAATGGGGACGGTTTGATAGATTATAAAG AGTTCTTCACGATGATAACCGGAAATCCGCCACCAGAGGAAAGCGGGCAACAAAAAGTATCAACGCAGCAAAAACAACCATCAGACGCCAATCTAACTGTGTGA